A genomic segment from Roseibium algicola encodes:
- the iaaH gene encoding indoleacetamide hydrolase yields the protein MKVHLTAGLTAIAAVFAGPALAADDITTMSAAETASAIAGQTLTATDLVNALIARTGDDPGNVYITFDSEGALAAAAAADESVKAGAPLGPLHGVPIVVKDNIASAGLPTTGGTPALKGWVPAEDAPVLKKLRDAGAILLGKTNLHELAFGITSNNAAFGAVANAYDPDRFAGGSSGGTGAAIGARLAPAGLGTDTGGSVRIPSALNGVSGLRPTTGRYPAEGIVPISATRDTPGPIARTVSDLVLLDAVITGSTATLDPADLGTVRLGVPGVLTDNLSPETDRLFKEALDKLQAAGVTLVPVDISTELELAGKAGFPIALWEVKRDLAAFLETHETGLGLQDIADEVASPDVKFVFDNLVLGNQAIPDAVYREAMDDMRPLIQAGYAEVFAANKLDALVFPTTPLPAQPITGSDETVSLNGEDVPTFPTFIHNTDPGSVAGIPGLSLPAGLTSDGLPVGLELDGPAYSDRHLLALGLAVEAVLPHLPAPASN from the coding sequence ATGAAAGTGCATCTCACAGCAGGACTGACTGCGATCGCAGCCGTCTTTGCCGGTCCGGCTCTTGCCGCCGACGACATCACCACCATGAGTGCGGCGGAAACGGCGAGCGCCATAGCCGGGCAGACGCTGACAGCCACGGATCTCGTCAACGCCCTCATCGCCAGAACCGGCGATGACCCGGGTAATGTCTACATAACGTTCGACAGCGAAGGCGCGCTTGCAGCCGCTGCTGCCGCCGATGAAAGCGTGAAGGCAGGTGCCCCCCTCGGACCGCTGCACGGCGTGCCGATTGTCGTGAAGGACAACATTGCCTCCGCTGGCCTGCCAACCACCGGTGGGACGCCTGCCCTGAAAGGATGGGTCCCCGCAGAAGACGCGCCTGTCTTGAAGAAACTGCGCGATGCGGGCGCGATCCTGCTCGGCAAGACCAATCTTCACGAACTTGCTTTCGGCATCACCTCGAACAACGCCGCCTTCGGCGCGGTTGCCAACGCCTATGATCCGGACCGCTTTGCCGGCGGTTCGAGTGGCGGCACCGGCGCTGCGATCGGCGCCAGGCTGGCGCCCGCCGGCCTTGGAACCGATACAGGCGGCTCGGTGCGTATTCCCTCGGCACTCAACGGTGTTTCCGGTCTGCGCCCGACCACAGGCCGCTACCCGGCAGAAGGTATCGTGCCGATTTCCGCGACACGCGACACACCTGGTCCGATTGCAAGAACGGTTTCCGACCTGGTCCTCCTCGATGCGGTGATCACGGGTAGCACTGCGACACTCGACCCTGCAGACCTCGGCACCGTCCGTCTGGGTGTTCCAGGCGTGCTGACGGACAACCTCTCACCGGAAACGGATCGTCTCTTCAAGGAAGCCCTGGACAAGCTGCAGGCCGCCGGCGTGACCCTTGTTCCCGTCGATATCAGCACGGAGCTTGAACTTGCCGGAAAAGCCGGTTTCCCGATCGCCCTGTGGGAAGTGAAACGGGATCTTGCCGCCTTTCTGGAGACGCATGAAACCGGGCTCGGGCTGCAGGACATAGCCGATGAAGTCGCCAGCCCCGACGTCAAATTCGTCTTCGACAATCTGGTGCTGGGCAACCAGGCGATCCCGGATGCAGTTTACCGGGAGGCAATGGACGACATGCGGCCATTGATCCAGGCCGGATATGCTGAAGTCTTTGCAGCCAACAAGCTGGACGCGCTGGTTTTCCCGACGACCCCGCTGCCGGCACAGCCCATCACCGGATCCGATGAAACCGTGTCGCTGAACGGAGAAGACGTACCGACCTTCCCCACGTTCATCCACAACACCGATCCGGGTTCCGTCGCCGGAATTCCGGGCCTGTCCTTGCCCGCGGGGCTGACATCGGACGGCCTGCCTGTCGGCCTGGAGCTTGATGGCCCTGCCTATTCCGACCGGCACCTGCTGGCACTCGGCCTGGCTGTCGAAGCGGTTCTGCCACACCTGCCGGCGCCAGCGTCAAACTAG
- a CDS encoding helix-turn-helix transcriptional regulator, which yields MLTTLSGRETNLIFAIMQDMIAIQDARQLRLQLGTRLLDLLEADYFASYVWTRTDGDTDGVFLNMDESNLAAYQHHFQHCDPITPRFRMCRRATHLDQVISRENFLRTEFYNDFLARDGLHQGMNFHAYAATGHLGDLRIWRGAGKETFQQRDLEILNAIGTSFGHALANMQAQERKQRDADPRLRLTAWAGHHGLTSREQDVLCLVSEGKRDREIAADLEISVTTVRSHLKAVFQKSGVTSRAELLASVNTRLSLQ from the coding sequence ATGCTGACAACGCTTTCGGGCCGGGAAACAAATCTGATCTTCGCGATCATGCAGGACATGATCGCCATTCAGGACGCACGGCAACTCAGACTGCAGCTTGGCACCCGCTTGCTGGACCTTCTGGAGGCGGACTACTTTGCCTCCTACGTCTGGACAAGGACCGACGGCGACACGGACGGCGTGTTCCTGAACATGGACGAGAGCAATCTTGCCGCCTACCAACACCATTTCCAGCACTGCGATCCGATTACACCCAGATTCCGCATGTGCCGGCGCGCCACCCACCTCGACCAGGTCATTTCCCGGGAAAACTTCCTGCGCACCGAATTCTACAACGACTTTCTGGCACGGGACGGCCTGCATCAGGGCATGAACTTCCATGCCTATGCGGCGACCGGCCATCTGGGCGACCTGCGCATCTGGCGTGGTGCCGGCAAGGAAACCTTCCAGCAGCGCGATCTGGAAATACTGAACGCGATCGGCACGTCCTTCGGACATGCCCTTGCGAACATGCAGGCACAAGAACGCAAACAGCGCGATGCCGACCCCCGATTGCGCTTGACGGCCTGGGCGGGCCACCACGGGCTCACCAGCCGGGAACAGGACGTGCTTTGCCTGGTGAGTGAAGGCAAGCGCGACCGCGAGATTGCGGCCGATCTTGAAATCTCCGTCACGACCGTTCGCTCCCACCTCAAGGCGGTGTTTCAAAAATCGGGGGTGACCAGCCGGGCGGAACTACTCGCCAGCGTCAACACGCGACTTTCTCTCCAATAA
- a CDS encoding MaoC family dehydratase yields MSKTNRGNFFEDFKVGQVIRHATPRTVTSGDQALYTALYGSRFAVQSSDAFAKSLGYSHAPVDDLLTFHIVFGKTVPDISLNAVANLGYAGGRFLAPVFPGDTISTVSEVIGKKENSNGKTGVVYVRSTGYTENGTEVLDYVRWVMVNKRVAANPAPEPVVPELPSALDPQSLGTAVPLLDTANWDNDLAGSEYRFDDYKIGEKIDHVDGMTVEEAEHQLATRLYQNTAKVHFNQHTEAHNRFGHRLVYGGHVISIARALSFNGLANAFHIAGINGGRHVGPLAAGDTVYAWSEVLDKADIDGRSDVGALRLRLVATKNRTCHDFPGQDHEDNYLPEVVLDFDYWALMPK; encoded by the coding sequence GTGAGCAAGACCAATCGCGGCAATTTCTTCGAAGACTTCAAGGTGGGACAGGTCATCCGCCACGCAACGCCGCGCACCGTCACCAGCGGTGACCAGGCGCTTTACACCGCGCTTTACGGCTCTCGCTTTGCGGTTCAGTCGTCAGACGCTTTCGCAAAATCCCTGGGTTATTCCCACGCCCCGGTCGACGACCTGCTGACCTTTCATATCGTCTTCGGCAAGACAGTCCCGGACATCTCGCTGAATGCCGTCGCCAATCTGGGCTATGCGGGCGGCCGGTTCCTAGCACCGGTTTTCCCGGGTGATACCATTTCCACCGTCTCCGAGGTGATCGGCAAGAAGGAGAACTCCAACGGCAAGACCGGCGTCGTCTATGTGCGCTCGACCGGCTACACCGAAAACGGCACCGAGGTGCTGGATTATGTCCGCTGGGTGATGGTCAACAAGCGTGTTGCCGCCAATCCGGCGCCGGAACCGGTGGTGCCGGAACTTCCCTCAGCGCTCGACCCGCAGTCACTCGGCACCGCCGTGCCATTGCTCGACACCGCCAATTGGGACAATGACCTGGCCGGATCCGAGTACCGTTTCGACGATTACAAGATTGGCGAGAAGATCGACCATGTCGACGGAATGACGGTGGAGGAAGCCGAGCATCAGCTGGCAACCCGTCTTTACCAGAACACCGCCAAGGTGCATTTCAACCAGCACACGGAAGCTCACAACCGTTTCGGCCACCGCCTGGTCTATGGCGGCCACGTGATCTCCATTGCCCGTGCGCTGTCGTTCAACGGGCTGGCCAACGCGTTTCATATTGCCGGTATCAACGGCGGCCGCCACGTCGGCCCGCTGGCGGCAGGCGACACGGTTTATGCCTGGTCGGAAGTTCTGGACAAGGCGGACATCGACGGCCGCTCGGACGTCGGCGCGCTGCGTCTGCGGCTTGTCGCCACCAAGAACCGGACCTGCCATGACTTCCCCGGACAGGACCATGAGGACAACTACCTGCCCGAAGTGGTTCTCGATTTCGACTACTGGGCCCTGATGCCGAAATAG
- a CDS encoding YeeE/YedE family protein → MTTAADIHTAAATPIWRRGGLVLAALAAVLATALLVGGRYGLLLAVGLGFGIVLEGLRFGFAGPWRAMILRRDPGGLWAQLLSIALVSLVAFPLLAANQGELSGAQGPIGFAMIAGAFVFGAAMQVVLGCGSGTLVNAGSGNAVSLVALPFFAIGSFAGAYHLIWWTDLGALPVLTLSGWQGSAITLLGLSAIAAVLWKLAAPENRRLPRRLIVAAVLLAALAILNLIVAGQPWGVVYGLGLWAAKAASAAGADLSGSAFWSAPASVERLTHSLLTDYTSLTNIGIILGAFLVASWRTGGLSQKIQSLSAQAWLAAMVAGFLLGYSSRLAFGCNVGAFFSGISTGSLHGWVWFAAAFAGSIYGVKLRPLLKLEARS, encoded by the coding sequence GTGACCACAGCCGCAGACATTCATACCGCCGCTGCGACGCCAATCTGGCGCCGCGGCGGTCTTGTTTTGGCCGCCCTTGCAGCCGTTCTGGCCACCGCCCTTCTGGTTGGTGGCCGGTATGGCCTGTTGCTTGCTGTCGGCCTTGGCTTCGGCATCGTGCTGGAAGGCCTGCGCTTCGGTTTTGCCGGCCCCTGGCGTGCGATGATCCTGCGCCGGGACCCGGGTGGCCTTTGGGCGCAGCTTCTGTCGATCGCCCTTGTCTCACTGGTGGCCTTTCCCCTGCTTGCCGCAAACCAGGGCGAGCTGAGCGGCGCACAGGGCCCAATCGGCTTTGCCATGATCGCGGGAGCCTTCGTCTTCGGCGCTGCCATGCAGGTCGTGCTCGGATGCGGGTCCGGCACCCTGGTCAATGCCGGGTCCGGCAACGCGGTTTCCCTTGTCGCCCTGCCTTTCTTTGCCATCGGCAGCTTTGCCGGGGCCTATCACCTGATCTGGTGGACAGATCTTGGGGCATTGCCCGTTCTGACCCTGTCCGGCTGGCAAGGCTCAGCGATTACCCTCCTCGGACTTTCGGCAATCGCCGCAGTGCTCTGGAAACTGGCAGCTCCCGAAAACCGGCGCCTGCCTCGCCGGCTGATAGTTGCAGCTGTGCTGCTGGCCGCCCTTGCCATCCTGAACCTGATCGTGGCCGGCCAACCCTGGGGCGTTGTCTATGGCCTTGGCCTTTGGGCTGCAAAGGCGGCATCTGCAGCAGGGGCGGATCTTTCCGGATCCGCCTTCTGGAGTGCACCTGCCTCCGTCGAGCGCCTGACCCATAGCCTGCTGACGGATTACACATCCCTCACCAATATCGGCATCATCCTGGGTGCCTTTCTGGTCGCCAGCTGGCGCACCGGCGGCCTGTCGCAGAAAATCCAGTCGCTGTCGGCCCAGGCCTGGCTCGCCGCAATGGTCGCGGGCTTTCTGCTGGGCTATTCCTCACGCCTTGCCTTCGGCTGCAATGTCGGTGCGTTCTTTTCCGGCATCTCGACCGGCAGCCTGCACGGCTGGGTCTGGTTCGCGGCCGCCTTTGCCGGATCGATCTACGGCGTGAAACTGCGCCCGCTTCTAAAGCTGGAGGCAAGATCATGA
- a CDS encoding sulfurtransferase — MKHFALALAMTASLATSATAASFGPLVEAAELSASLDTVEPVLLDIRNEGYEKGHADGALFAPYRMFRGPAENPGGLVDVEKLEAELEELGLEQDTPIVILSEGKTDTDFGSAARVYWTLKSTGFTDLSILNGGLESWKAAGLPVNATAESAFPSELELTFDDTWLATTADVSAVAAGESNALLVDARPADFFNGKKAHEAASRPGTLPTAINHTYTAFFKEGSPAMSTAIDLAALKASLGVEDGKDTVSFCNTGHWAAAHWFAVSEVAGVENAKLYAGSMVEYSQSGNEMANTPGLVQNLINQILN; from the coding sequence ATGAAACATTTCGCTCTCGCACTGGCGATGACCGCAAGCCTCGCCACATCCGCCACCGCCGCAAGCTTCGGCCCGCTGGTGGAAGCTGCCGAGCTGTCCGCGTCGCTGGACACCGTGGAGCCGGTGCTTCTGGACATCCGCAACGAGGGATATGAGAAAGGCCATGCAGACGGCGCGCTGTTTGCGCCCTATCGCATGTTCCGCGGACCGGCGGAAAACCCCGGTGGCCTTGTGGATGTTGAAAAGCTGGAAGCCGAACTGGAAGAACTCGGCCTGGAGCAGGATACGCCAATCGTGATCCTGTCCGAAGGCAAGACCGATACGGACTTCGGTTCCGCCGCGCGTGTCTACTGGACCTTGAAATCCACCGGCTTCACCGACCTGTCGATCCTGAACGGTGGCCTGGAGTCCTGGAAAGCCGCCGGCCTTCCGGTCAACGCAACGGCCGAATCCGCCTTTCCGAGCGAGCTGGAACTGACCTTTGACGACACCTGGCTGGCCACCACGGCAGACGTTTCCGCCGTCGCTGCAGGCGAGTCGAATGCGCTTCTGGTAGATGCTCGCCCGGCGGATTTCTTCAATGGCAAGAAAGCGCATGAAGCTGCCTCGCGTCCGGGAACCCTGCCGACCGCCATCAACCACACCTACACAGCGTTCTTCAAGGAAGGCTCGCCGGCCATGTCCACCGCCATCGATCTTGCGGCGCTGAAAGCATCGCTTGGTGTCGAAGACGGCAAGGATACGGTTTCCTTCTGCAACACCGGCCACTGGGCCGCAGCTCACTGGTTTGCGGTGTCCGAAGTCGCCGGAGTGGAAAACGCAAAGCTTTACGCGGGCTCCATGGTCGAATATTCCCAGTCCGGAAACGAGATGGCCAACACACCGGGTCTCGTACAGAACCTGATAAACCAGATACTGAACTGA